The Burkholderia latens genome segment ATGCCGTAGCGGTTCGTGAAGTCGTTCGCGAGCCACTCGATTGCGGGCACGAGGCCGAGGTCGTCGAGCATCACCGGCCGCAGATCGGCGGCGATCCGGCGCACCGACGCGACCGTCGCGTCGATCAGCCGGCGCATGCCTTGCAGATGCGACAGCACGCCGTCGCCCGGCCGTGCGTCGGCCGGCGCGCGCAGTTGCTGCTCGACGACCGACAGGTCCATCTTCAGGGCGGTGAGCTGCTGGCCGAGGTCGTCGTGCAGTTCGCGCGCGATGCGCGTCTTTTCTTCCTCGCGCACGTTCTGCAGGTTCGCCGAGAGCTCGCGCAGTTCCTCGCGCGACTGCTTCAGCGCATTTTCCGCGCGCTGCCGCTCGGTGATGTCGCGCAGCATCACCGTATAGAGCTTGCCGGATGCGTCGCGGATCTGCGAGATCGACGCCTCGATCGGGAATTCTTCGCCGTTGCCGCGCAGCCCGAACAGCACACGCTGGCGGCCCATCTGCCGTTCGGACACGCCCGTCACGCCGAACTGGTCGACGTGCTTCGCATGCGCGGCGCGAAATCGTTCGGGGATGAAGCGCGACAGCGGCGCGCCGATCGCCTCCATCGCCGACACGCCGAACACCTGCTCGGCCATCGGATTGAAGATCACGATCGTCTGCTTCTCGTCGATCGTGATGATCGCTTCCATCGACGAACGGATGATGCCCATCATCCGCGCCTCGTTGAGGATGCCGCGGCTGCTCGCGCCCGTGTCGGCGCCGCCCGCGCGCCCGCGCAGCAGCGCATGGACGAGCGCCGCGAACGCGAACGAAGCGATCAGGCCCGCGGCGAGCACCGTGCCCGCCGCGCGTTGCGCGCCGGTCGCGCTCGGCCGGCCGTCCGCGGAATAGGCAAGCGTCAGTATCGTGCCGCCGAAATTCAGCTGGTCGGTGCGCCGCAGCAGGTCGGGCGACGCGGACGCCTCGTCGGTCGTCGCCTCTGCGCTCGCGATCGGGTGCGGATCGTCGCCCGCGCTCAGCCGCAGGTCGAGCCCGCGTTCCGCATCGAGTGCGCGCTCCACGATGCGACTCGGGCTGATTTCCGCGAACAGCACGCCGTCGGCAGCGGATTCAGCGGCGCGGACAGGCGTGACGGCGGTGCGAGAGGCCGCGGCCGCGGGCAGGAACAGCATGAGCGTGCGCGTGTCGCGCGACGTGTCGTTGTCCGTCGAATGAATGCCGAGCGCCACATCGCCGGTCCGCAGCACCTGCGCGAGCGCGGCCTGGTCCTGCGCGCCGAAGCGCACGCCGGGCGAGTTGGCCGCGGGCGCGGCGAGCGCCGCGACCGCGAGCGGGCCGGCTGGCAGCGGCCCATTGCCGCCGAGCGCGGCGCGGGCCGCCGGCGACAACGGCGCGTAGCCGATTTGCCGGACGGGCGAGCGTCCGCTGTCGAAATCCAATGTATCCGCGTAGCGGCGCCATTGATCCGGCGTCATCTGCGGCGCGAGCGCGAATGTGGCGCGCGCGCCCTTGAGGACAGCGACGCCCGCCTGCAGTTCGTGGCGC includes the following:
- a CDS encoding PAS domain S-box protein yields the protein MNASGTPSRDARGPTRFQPILRQPLAAAVVTLFAGAALSLCVALLVREQWQGAVHTRFERRTTHVTAMLRHELQAGVAVLKGARATFALAPQMTPDQWRRYADTLDFDSGRSPVRQIGYAPLSPAARAALGGNGPLPAGPLAVAALAAPAANSPGVRFGAQDQAALAQVLRTGDVALGIHSTDNDTSRDTRTLMLFLPAAAASRTAVTPVRAAESAADGVLFAEISPSRIVERALDAERGLDLRLSAGDDPHPIASAEATTDEASASPDLLRRTDQLNFGGTILTLAYSADGRPSATGAQRAAGTVLAAGLIASFAFAALVHALLRGRAGGADTGASSRGILNEARMMGIIRSSMEAIITIDEKQTIVIFNPMAEQVFGVSAMEAIGAPLSRFIPERFRAAHAKHVDQFGVTGVSERQMGRQRVLFGLRGNGEEFPIEASISQIRDASGKLYTVMLRDITERQRAENALKQSREELRELSANLQNVREEEKTRIARELHDDLGQQLTALKMDLSVVEQQLRAPADARPGDGVLSHLQGMRRLIDATVASVRRIAADLRPVMLDDLGLVPAIEWLANDFTNRYGIDVERHIETGGLTFTSAGATTLFRIVQEALTNVARHADATRVALRLDIEDGVCVLRVADNGRGAAPGGAAHEDKSFGLIGIRERAHMLGGSVTIDTALARGFSITVAFPLATVQQETTLT